The Egicoccus sp. AB-alg6-2 genome segment CGGCGTCGTCGGGCGTGTCGGTACGCACGACGGCGACGATGCCCGCCGCTCCGATCGCGTCGACCACCTCGGTGGTGCCCGGCACGGCCGTCATCGGGTCACCTCGACGTCCTGGTCGACCCAGATGCGGTAGTCGGCCGCGGTCGGGAACCCCTCGTAGTCGCCGAGGTGGGCCACCACGTGCGACGCCGCCCAGTTGCCGACCTCGATCGATCGCTTGAACGACAGGTCGGTGAGCTGGCCGTAGAGGTAGCCGGCGTTGAAGGCATCGCCGGCGCCGACCGAGTCGACCGCCTGCACGGGCCACGCCTGCTGGTGCACGACGTCCCCGTCGCGGTAGCCGATGGCGCCGAGCTCGCCGCGCTTGATCACGATGGTGGGGAAGCCGTGGCCCATCAGGGTCTCGACCGCAGCATCGAGGGTGTCGGTACGGGCGAGCAGCATCGCCTCCTGCTCGTTGCAGAGCAGGTCGGTCACGTAGGGGAACACCGCGCGACAGGCGTCGATCGCCTCGTCGACGCTCCACAGCTTCAGGCGCAGATTGGGGTCGAAGCTGATCGACATCCCGGCGGCGGCGGCGATCTCGACGGCGCGCTCGACGGCCTGACGGGGGGCGGCGCCCAGCGCGAGGGTGACGCCGGTCACGTGCAGACGACGGGCCGCCGTGATCCGTTCGGCCACGATGTCGTCCGGCTCGAGACACGAGGCGGCCGAACCCTGACGGTAGTAGTGCACGCGCACGTCGCCGGGGGCCCGCCGCTCCTTGACCATCAGGCCCGTCGGCTCGGGACGCCGCGCGACGCCGTCGACGTCGACGCCTTCGCCGCGCAGCAGCTTGAGGATCTCCTCGCCGAACCCGTCGTTGCTGACCGCGCTGATCCACGAGGACGCCAGCCCCAGCCGGGCGAGCCCGATGGCGGTGTTGGACTCCGCCCCACCGATGGACTTGCGGAAGGTGCGCACGGTCTCGATCCGACCGGTCTCCTGACCGGTCAGGCAGACCAGGGTCTCGCCCAGGGTCACCAGATCCACGCGTACCTCGCCTCTGCCTCGCGCCCACCGCCCCGACGTCCCATTCGCAGGGCGTTCACACTTGCGAACGCTGTTCTGATAGGCGAACATAGGCGCAGCCGATCGGGCACGTCAAGTGCCGCCCCGATCCGGCGCCGGCCCGCCGGGTCGGCGCCGCCCCCGCCGCTACCGTGGCGTCGGGGGTCGGGGAGCGACGACAAGGGGAGCGCCATGACCGACACGGAGACGCGCGAGCAGCACCGGCCGGTGAAGTCGTCCGAGCGCACGCTGGAGATCCTCGAGCACCTGGCTGCGGTCGGCGAACGCCGCACCCTGGGCGAGCTCTCGCGCGACCTGGGGATCCCCAAGTCCAGCCTGCACGCGATCCTGCGCACGATGCAGGAGATGGGCTGGATCCGCACCGACCCCAGCGGCCTGCGCTTCGGCCTGGGCGTGCGGGCCCTGCTGGTCGGGGCGTCGTACGTCGACAGCGACGACGTGGTCGCGCTCACCGCGGACACGCTCGACGCGTTGGCGGAAGAGGTCGGCGAGACGGTCCACCTCGGCCGCTTGGACGGCGCGGACGTGGTGTATCTCGCCAAACGCGAGTCGAAGCATCCCTTGCGGCTGTTCTCCGCCGTCGGCAGACGGCTGCCGGCACATGCGACCGCCCTGGGCAAGGCGGTGCTGTCGATGCAGGACCCCGCCGCGGTCCGGGTGATGCTCCCCGACCACCTGCGCGCGCTGACGCCGAACACGATCGTCGACCACGAGCGGCTGCGCGAGGAGCTGGCCGCGATCCGTGCGCGCGGCTACGCGATCGACAACGAGGAGAACGCCGAGGGCATCCGGTGCATCGCGGTCGCGATCCGCCGCGATGGCCTGGTGCGCGACGCGATCAGCTGCTCGGTACCGATGATCCGCATGAACGCCGACGCCGAGGCCGGCATCGTCGAGGCCATGCTGCGCGCCCGCGAGCGCGCCGAGTCGCGCCTGGGTTTCGAGCGCCACTGAGGGCGCCCTCGTCGTCCGCCGCCGCGCGCGGTGGTGTGCGCTCTTGCCGCTCACACGGGGAGCGCCCTTTCGGTCAGGGCAACCCTGTGCTTAGTGTTCCAGATCTCGAACGCCGTTCACATAAGTGAACGGCAAGACGGGAACTGGGAGACCACCCATGATCGCGACCGCATCCCGTGCGGCGCTGACCGGCCTGCTGGCCGTCGCGCTGCTGCTGAGCCTCGCCACCCCGGGTCTGGCGGCCAGCCCGCCGCTGATCCCCGGTGAGTCCACCGGCGACGACCCCGACGAGGCCTGGTGGGAGGGCATCGTGGTCCCCGAGACCGGGGTGCTCCCGGCCGCGGAGACCCATCCGAGCCTGTATTTCACCGCCGACGAGATCCCGGAGTTGCGGGCGAGGGTCGCCGGCGACCGGCCCGATCCCCATGGCTTCTACGCCGGCAACTGGGACCGGGTGGTCACCGACGCCGACCGCTGGCTGTCCGATCCTGTCAGCGACAACGACGACGTCAAGACCCGGGCCTCCAAGGCGCTCGCCTTCGCCTGGGTGATCACCGGTGACGTGCGCTACCGCGACCACGCCGTCGCCAACCTCGTCGCGGCGTTCGAGAACCTGCAGACCACCGACCAGTACGTCGCGATGCAGATGACCAACTACGCCGTCGCCTACGACTGGGTCATGGCCGAGGGCGTCGCCGACGACGCCCCCCCGATCCCGGCGACCGACGTCCAGGCGATGCGCGACGCGATCAAGGTCGGCGCGACCTGGATGGACGAGTACCTCGACCGCCCCGGCGTGCGCAGCCACAACCACCGCTCCAAGGTCGGCGCCGCGCAGGGTTCGTGGGCGATGGCGTTCGCCGAGGACCCCGACGCCCAGGCCTACCTCGACAAGGGCATGGCCAACCTCAACCGGGTCTGGTCCTACATGTTCACCGCCGACGGCATCCACCGGGACGGCGCCGGGTACTACTGGATCTTCACGGTCATCAACTCGACGCCGTTCCTGTGGCACTACAAGAACGCCGCCGGCCAGGATCTGTTCCCGCTGCTGCAGCCCGCGTTCGAGTGGCAGCTGAAGACCTCGAACCCGAAGGGCTGGACCCCCAACATCGAGGACGGCTGGTTCAAGCACACCTGGCTCGTCACCGTCGCCTCCGCGTACGAGGACACGCCGACCGATCTGCACGCGTCGGCCAGCCTCGGCGAGCTGTTCCAGTGGCGGTTCTTCGCCACCGACCACGAACCCGTGCGCTACCCCGACGACTTCACCGGCGCCCGCAACCAGTACTACGCCTGGCCGGACGAGATCGTGCTCTACGACTCCTCGCTGGGCGAGACGCAGCCGGCGGCGGACACGGGGACCATCGACTTCGACGCCGGCCCGCGGGGCGGGGCGACCGTCTTCCGCAGCGACTGGGACTTCGCGCGGCCACACACCCGCTGGGCCTACTTCGAGGGCACGGCGATGAGCAACAACCACGACCACGCCGACGCACTGCAGTTCATCATCGACGCCGAGAACACGATCCTGGCCAACGACAACGGCTTCGGGCCGCAGCGGTTCAGTGGGCGCAACGAGTGGAAGGGTGCGGACAACCACAACGTGATCACGGCGGACGGGGCCGCGCTGGGCGACCCGGACCCGACGTCGCACTTCCTCGACACCGGGTTCTTCGACTTCGCCGAGAAGTCGGCCGCGTACTTCGACGACCCCGACGCCCGCCACACCCGTGCCCTCGCGTTTCCGGGGCAGGACTACTTCGTCGTCGCCGACACCCTCCAGGCCGACACCGACAAGACCTGGATCTCCCGCTACCACAACCGGGGCGAGCTGGTCGGCGCCGCCAACCGCTGGCGCTGGACCACCGAGGCCGGACCGTGGGGGGACGCGGCGAACATGCACGCGTTCGTCCTGCCCACCGACGCCAACGTCGCCACCGCAGCCGGTCGCTTCAACCCCTACGGCGACGGCAGCAACCGGGCCGGTGCGCAGTACCCCGACCCCGTGAACGACGTCGAGGACGTGACCAAGCTCGAGATCACCCAGACCGGCACGCAGGCGCAGTACCTGAAGGTGCTCGTGCCGGGCGCGGTCGGTGACACCGCTCCCGCGTTCGACGACCTGTCGGTCGGCGACGTCCTGGCCGCCCGCGTCACGACCGATGCAGGGGTCGACGTCTTCGGCTCCCGCGCCACCGCCGGCACGATCGCCGCCGACGGCGTGCGGGCGGACGCCTCGTTCGTGTGGACGCGTCAGGTCGGCGACGCCCTGCAGCAGGTCGCGGGCCGTGACCTGACCAGCGTCGCGGTCGCCGGTACCCCGATCGCCACCACCGACCGGGCGGTCGCCCTGGCCCTCGACGTCGCCGACCCGCGGACCTGGAGCGGCCAGCTGGCACGTGACACCGACGGGCCGACCGAGCTGACCCTGACCCCACCGACCGGGCGTTCGCTCGTCGAAGCCACCCTGGACGGTGCGCCGGTGACGGCAGCACCCGCCGGCGACGGCGTCACGCTGACCCTGCCTGCGGGCGGTGACCTCGTCGTCATCTTCAGCGCGGCCGAGGCGGCGCCCGACGCCCCGACGGGCCTGCGCGCCCGCGCCGAGGAAGGTGGCATCGCCCTGCACTGGGACGCGACGGCCACGGCGGTCGACTACGAGATCCTCCGCACCGTCGGCGACGGCGACGAAGCGGCGATCGCGGTGGTCGACGCCCCGGCCCATCGCGACACCGATGTCACGACCGGTGCCGACCACACCTACCGGGTCGTCGCCCGCAACGAGGCCGGCGCGAGTGCGCCGTCCGCGTCGGTCACGGTGACGGCCGGGTTGCAGGCGCCGGACGCTCCGACGGGGCTGCAGGCGGTGACCTCCGACGGAACGGTGCAGCTGAGCTGGAACCGCGCCGTCGACGCCGACACCTACCGGGTCCTGCGGGCGAGCGGTGACGGGGCGTTCGCCGAGGTCGCGCACGTCGGCGTGACCGCGTTCACCGACCGCGGGCTCACGAACGGCACGACCTACCGGTACGCGGTCGTCGCGGTCAACGACGCCGGCGAGAGTGCGCCGTCCGAGGAGGTCACGGCCCGACCGCTCGCCGAAGCACCCGACGCCCCGACCGGCGTGCGGACCGGCCGTGGGAGCGGCGAGGTCACCTTGC includes the following:
- a CDS encoding sugar kinase, producing the protein MDLVTLGETLVCLTGQETGRIETVRTFRKSIGGAESNTAIGLARLGLASSWISAVSNDGFGEEILKLLRGEGVDVDGVARRPEPTGLMVKERRAPGDVRVHYYRQGSAASCLEPDDIVAERITAARRLHVTGVTLALGAAPRQAVERAVEIAAAAGMSISFDPNLRLKLWSVDEAIDACRAVFPYVTDLLCNEQEAMLLARTDTLDAAVETLMGHGFPTIVIKRGELGAIGYRDGDVVHQQAWPVQAVDSVGAGDAFNAGYLYGQLTDLSFKRSIEVGNWAASHVVAHLGDYEGFPTAADYRIWVDQDVEVTR
- a CDS encoding IclR family transcriptional regulator, which gives rise to MTDTETREQHRPVKSSERTLEILEHLAAVGERRTLGELSRDLGIPKSSLHAILRTMQEMGWIRTDPSGLRFGLGVRALLVGASYVDSDDVVALTADTLDALAEEVGETVHLGRLDGADVVYLAKRESKHPLRLFSAVGRRLPAHATALGKAVLSMQDPAAVRVMLPDHLRALTPNTIVDHERLREELAAIRARGYAIDNEENAEGIRCIAVAIRRDGLVRDAISCSVPMIRMNADAEAGIVEAMLRARERAESRLGFERH
- a CDS encoding fibronectin type III domain-containing protein; translated protein: MIATASRAALTGLLAVALLLSLATPGLAASPPLIPGESTGDDPDEAWWEGIVVPETGVLPAAETHPSLYFTADEIPELRARVAGDRPDPHGFYAGNWDRVVTDADRWLSDPVSDNDDVKTRASKALAFAWVITGDVRYRDHAVANLVAAFENLQTTDQYVAMQMTNYAVAYDWVMAEGVADDAPPIPATDVQAMRDAIKVGATWMDEYLDRPGVRSHNHRSKVGAAQGSWAMAFAEDPDAQAYLDKGMANLNRVWSYMFTADGIHRDGAGYYWIFTVINSTPFLWHYKNAAGQDLFPLLQPAFEWQLKTSNPKGWTPNIEDGWFKHTWLVTVASAYEDTPTDLHASASLGELFQWRFFATDHEPVRYPDDFTGARNQYYAWPDEIVLYDSSLGETQPAADTGTIDFDAGPRGGATVFRSDWDFARPHTRWAYFEGTAMSNNHDHADALQFIIDAENTILANDNGFGPQRFSGRNEWKGADNHNVITADGAALGDPDPTSHFLDTGFFDFAEKSAAYFDDPDARHTRALAFPGQDYFVVADTLQADTDKTWISRYHNRGELVGAANRWRWTTEAGPWGDAANMHAFVLPTDANVATAAGRFNPYGDGSNRAGAQYPDPVNDVEDVTKLEITQTGTQAQYLKVLVPGAVGDTAPAFDDLSVGDVLAARVTTDAGVDVFGSRATAGTIAADGVRADASFVWTRQVGDALQQVAGRDLTSVAVAGTPIATTDRAVALALDVADPRTWSGQLARDTDGPTELTLTPPTGRSLVEATLDGAPVTAAPAGDGVTLTLPAGGDLVVIFSAAEAAPDAPTGLRARAEEGGIALHWDATATAVDYEILRTVGDGDEAAIAVVDAPAHRDTDVTTGADHTYRVVARNEAGASAPSASVTVTAGLQAPDAPTGLQAVTSDGTVQLSWNRAVDADTYRVLRASGDGAFAEVAHVGVTAFTDRGLTNGTTYRYAVVAVNDAGESAPSEEVTARPLAEAPDAPTGVRTGRGSGEVTLRWDPTPRATSYDVARATTAGGPYTVVAEDLTDTAWRDTDVTDGTTYYYVVHAGNSSGTGPASREALAVAGCTPTIPIGPDVANYVEAEDHAVLAGAFEQFDDPERSGGAYLQSLGGGGAGSAPTGQDYLRFDLEVEEPGAYRVWLLAQGDDTSSDSFWIQVDAQEPFQAIMDNSRQWRWKTAASVAHLDGGFQTLTVHHRETGARIDKLLLVRDTGYTPTGLGGDALTPTPCEDACVEAYPVDGTELSFVEAENFQAVSGDIRVVTDAERSGGAYLQAGPTAPSIDPETDAWAAYELDVSVAGDYRMLALGYGPDSSSDSWWVAVDDAPPSSQFNLDRSWTWKLSTNPNRVTLPEGRVTLYLKARKPGSNVDKFLLTMSGHTPTGLGGDALPAPGCPDDEPEPQPPASPTDLSARLLGDDIVLSWAAAADADTYTVVRTQELEGGWEPVAEAITATTFTDDAVTAGETYSYAVFATNDDGDSRRSTTVTVTAGCTPHWTLGADAPLWIEAETTSASGGDWIVHEDDDRAGGGWIQLSPDAARDEPAEDWLRYDLEVTDTGDYALWYLGRGFDTNSDSLWLQVDGEPLVQAGVGAGDWNWRNPGTFTLTEGRHTLWFRNREPGAALDKLLLTADTGVRPSGLGDAGVTPRNCGPCAQPDTRSTVVVRGADTGVPNLDRGDGCTINDLIDDGPHDNHGRFVAHVSEVTEQLVADGVITAEQRDTIMRSAARRR